A genomic segment from Synchiropus splendidus isolate RoL2022-P1 chromosome 18, RoL_Sspl_1.0, whole genome shotgun sequence encodes:
- the LOC128750225 gene encoding guanine nucleotide-binding protein G(I)/G(S)/G(T) subunit beta-1, whose translation MSELDQLRQEAEQLKNQIRDARKACADATLSQITANIDPVGRIQMRTRRTLRGHLAKIYAMHWGTDSRLLVSASQDGKLIIWDSYTTNKVHAIPLRSSWVMTCAYAPSGNYVACGGLDNICSIYNLKTREGNVRVSRELAGHTGYLSCCRFLDDNQIVTSSGDTTCALWDIETGQQTTTFAGHTGDVMSLSLAPDTRLFVSGACDASAKLWDIREGMCRQTFTGHESDINAICFFPNGNAFATGSDDATCRLFDLRADQELMVYSHDNIICGITSVAFSKSGRLLLAGYDDFNCNVWDTLKADRAGVLAGHDNRVSCLGVTDDGMAVATGSWDSFLKIWN comes from the exons ATGAGTGAACTGGATCAGCTACGCCAGGAGGCTGAGCAGCTCAAGAACCAGATCAGA GATGCCAGGAAAGCATGTGCAGATGCAACGCTGTCACAG ATCACAGCCAACATCGACCCCGTCGGCCGAATTCAGATGCGCACTAGACGGACACTGAGGGGACATCTGGCTAAAATCTACGCCATGCACTGGGGCACTGATTCTAG GCTTCTGGTCAGCGCCTCCCAGGATGGAAAACTTATTATTTGGGACAGCTACACCACAAACaag gtCCATGCTATCCCGCTGCGCTCATCTTGGGTCATGACCTGCGCCTATGCTCCTTCTGGGAACTATGTGGCTTGTGGAGGCTTGGACAACATCTGCTCCATTTACAATCTGAAGACTCGTGAGGGAAATGTGCGCGTCAGCCGCGAGCTGGCTGGACACACAG GGTATCTTTCCTGTTGTCGTTTCCTGGATGATAATCAGATTGTCACCAGCTCTGGAGACACCACCTG TGCTCTTTGGGACATTGAGACCGGTCAACAGACAACCACCTTTGCTGGTCACACTGGTGACGTCATGAGTCTCTCTCTGGCACCTGACACCAGGCTGTTTGTCTCCGGAGCCTGCGATGCCTCCGCCAAGCTCTGGGATATCAGAGAAGGAATGTGCCGACAGACCTTCACCGGGCACGAGTCAGACATCAATGCCATCTGT TTCTTCCCCAATGGCAACGCCTTTGCCACGGGCTCTGATGATGCCACCTGTCGGCTGTTCGACCTGCGCGCCGACCAGGAACTCATGGTTTACTCGCATGACAACATCATCTGTGGCATCACCTCCGTCGCTTTCTCGAAGAGTGGACGACTCCTGCTGGCCGGTTATGACGACTTCAACTGTAATGTCTGGGATACTTTGAAGGCTGACCGTGCAG GCGTTCTGGCTGGTCATGACAACCGGGTGAGCTGCTTGGGTGTAACCGATGACGGCATGGCGGTGGCGACAGGGTCCTGGGACAGCTTCCTCAAGATCTGGAACTAG